The following proteins come from a genomic window of Lolium rigidum isolate FL_2022 chromosome 5, APGP_CSIRO_Lrig_0.1, whole genome shotgun sequence:
- the LOC124657429 gene encoding auxin-responsive protein IAA26-like, with protein sequence MGSYGDDGGVELTELTLAPPGDRARRARRARKNGGGEPAFVKVSMDGTPYLRKVDVASYGDYLELLQELNAMFFCCSIGLMDGYGVWEHAVVYEDGDGDWMLVGDVPWEMFVCSCKRMRVMRACEARGLSSNL encoded by the exons ATGGGGAGCTATGGAGATGATGGCGGTGTGGAGCTCACCGAGCTGACGCTGGCGCCGCCGGGCGACAGGGCGCGGAGGGCGAGGCGGGCGAGGAAGAACGGCGGCGGCGAGCCGGCGTTCGTGAAGGTGAGCATGGACGGCACGCCGTACCTGCGCAAGGTGGACGTGGCGTCGTACGGAGACTACCTCGAGCTTCTCCAGGAGCTCAACGCCATGTTCTTCTGCTGCTCCATAG GGCTGATGGACGGGTACGGCGTGTGGGAGCACGCCGTGGTGTacgaggacggcgacggcgactggATGCTCGTCGGCGACGTGCcctggga GATGTTCGTGTGCTCGTGCAAGCGGATGAGGGTGATGCGAGCGTGCGAGGCGAGAGGGCTCAGCTCCAACCTGTGA